Proteins from a genomic interval of Cryptosporangium minutisporangium:
- the hemQ gene encoding hydrogen peroxide-dependent heme synthase, translated as MAEQAAGNNPNAQRIRDLNDSIRYTMWSVFRAEGRLPADRTPIGTEVEELFEQLAQKDVVVRGVYDVSGLRADADVMVWWHASSSDALQEAYGRLRRTALGAHLQPVWSQLALHRPAEFNRSHIPAFLADEEPRAYVCVYPFVRSYEWYLLPDEERRAMLAEHGKMARGYADVRANTVASFALGDYEWMLAFEADELHRMVDLMRDLRASTARRHVREETPFYTGRRKPVAEIVASLP; from the coding sequence ATGGCTGAGCAAGCCGCGGGGAACAACCCGAACGCCCAGCGGATCCGGGACCTCAACGACTCGATCCGCTACACGATGTGGTCGGTGTTCCGGGCCGAAGGGCGGCTGCCCGCCGACCGGACGCCGATCGGGACCGAGGTCGAGGAGCTGTTCGAGCAGCTGGCCCAGAAGGACGTCGTCGTGCGCGGCGTCTACGACGTGTCCGGTCTGCGTGCGGACGCCGACGTGATGGTGTGGTGGCACGCGTCGTCCTCGGACGCGCTCCAGGAGGCGTACGGGCGGCTGCGTCGCACCGCGCTCGGCGCGCACCTGCAGCCGGTGTGGTCGCAGTTGGCGCTGCACCGCCCGGCCGAGTTCAACCGGAGCCACATCCCGGCGTTCCTGGCCGACGAGGAGCCGCGGGCGTACGTGTGCGTCTACCCGTTCGTCCGGTCCTACGAGTGGTACCTGCTCCCGGACGAGGAGCGTCGCGCGATGCTCGCCGAGCACGGAAAGATGGCGCGCGGCTACGCGGACGTACGGGCGAACACCGTCGCGTCGTTCGCGCTCGGCGACTACGAGTGGATGCTGGCGTTCGAGGCGGACGAGCTGCACCGGATGGTCGACCTGATGCGTGACCTGCGGGCGTCGACGGCTCGCCGGCACGTGCGCGAGGAGACGCCGTTCTACACCGGTCGCCGCAAGCCGGTCGCCGAGATCGTCGCGTCCCTGCCGTAA
- the hemG gene encoding protoporphyrinogen oxidase, with amino-acid sequence MLFEDRFTRPLHVVVVGGGIAGLAAALRIRDTAPDGTAVTVIEQAGSVGGKLRTGWVAGVPVEDGAESFLLRVPEARALAERVGLAGDLVSPSSAGATVWVDGTLRALPAGTMLGVPADLEATAASGVLSEDGLTLVRAEPGRPGVPLGDGDVAVGALVADRLGAEVVDRLVEPLLGGVYAGRASHLSLRATMPALAAGLADQPSLVRAARAARGTPGSSAPSGPIFATVRGGLSRLVTTVAHASKAAIRTGMPVRALQRTPDGWQLTVGSAGLGGSTTVRADAVVLAVPAAPASRLLADVDGTAARTVGVLEYASVGLVSLVLPGRLPLPPGTGALVPASSGRLVKAVTYVSQKWGHVLDGHVGEPVTVVRASVGRHGEEAVLQRDDESLVAAVTEELGTLVPLPGGWPAPLGVRVNRWGGALPQYAPGHLDRVAAVRAALAAEPTLALAGAAYDGVGIPACIRSGQAAADQVLSALADERSRDDRVPAERALTRGEPVHG; translated from the coding sequence GTGCTGTTCGAGGACCGATTCACCCGACCGCTACACGTCGTCGTGGTCGGCGGTGGTATCGCCGGCCTGGCTGCCGCGCTGCGCATCCGCGACACCGCGCCGGACGGAACCGCGGTCACCGTGATCGAGCAGGCGGGCAGCGTCGGCGGGAAGCTGCGCACCGGCTGGGTGGCCGGCGTGCCGGTCGAGGACGGCGCCGAATCGTTCCTGCTACGCGTGCCGGAGGCCCGCGCGCTGGCCGAGCGGGTCGGGCTCGCGGGTGACCTGGTGAGCCCCTCGTCGGCCGGGGCCACCGTCTGGGTGGACGGCACCCTCCGCGCGCTGCCGGCCGGCACGATGCTCGGCGTCCCGGCCGACCTGGAGGCCACCGCCGCGTCCGGCGTGCTCAGCGAGGACGGGCTGACGCTGGTCCGGGCCGAACCCGGCCGTCCGGGCGTCCCGCTCGGCGACGGCGACGTCGCGGTCGGCGCGTTGGTCGCCGACCGGCTCGGCGCCGAGGTCGTCGACCGGCTGGTCGAGCCGTTGCTCGGCGGGGTCTACGCCGGACGGGCGAGCCACCTGTCCCTGCGCGCGACGATGCCAGCGCTGGCGGCCGGGCTGGCCGACCAGCCGTCGCTGGTCCGAGCTGCTCGCGCCGCCCGCGGGACGCCGGGGTCGTCGGCGCCCTCCGGTCCGATCTTCGCCACCGTGCGCGGTGGACTGTCCCGGTTGGTCACCACCGTCGCGCACGCGTCGAAGGCCGCGATCCGGACCGGTATGCCGGTGCGGGCCCTGCAGCGGACCCCGGACGGCTGGCAGCTGACGGTCGGATCTGCCGGTCTCGGTGGCAGCACGACGGTCCGCGCCGACGCGGTGGTGCTGGCGGTCCCGGCCGCTCCGGCGTCCCGGCTGCTGGCCGACGTCGACGGGACCGCGGCCCGCACGGTCGGTGTGCTGGAGTACGCGAGTGTGGGGCTGGTGTCGCTGGTCCTGCCGGGCCGGTTGCCGCTGCCGCCGGGAACCGGTGCGCTGGTGCCCGCCAGCTCCGGACGCCTGGTCAAGGCCGTCACGTACGTCTCGCAGAAGTGGGGCCACGTACTCGACGGCCACGTCGGCGAGCCGGTCACGGTGGTGCGGGCCTCGGTCGGCAGGCACGGCGAGGAGGCGGTCCTCCAGCGGGACGACGAGTCGCTGGTCGCCGCGGTGACCGAGGAGCTCGGCACGCTGGTGCCGCTGCCGGGTGGTTGGCCCGCACCGCTGGGCGTCCGGGTGAACCGGTGGGGTGGCGCGCTGCCGCAGTACGCCCCCGGGCACCTCGACCGGGTGGCCGCTGTCCGCGCGGCGCTGGCCGCGGAACCGACCCTGGCCCTGGCCGGGGCCGCGTACGACGGCGTCGGCATTCCGGCCTGCATCCGGTCCGGCCAGGCCGCCGCTGACCAGGTACTGTCGGCGCTCGCGGATGAGCGCTCGCGCGACGACCGTGTTCCAGCGGAGCGTGCGCTGACGAGGGGAGAGCCAGTTCATGGCTGA
- the msrB gene encoding peptide-methionine (R)-S-oxide reductase MsrB, whose product MTQETRPTVVKSEAEWRAQLTPQEYQVLREAGTERAFTGEYTDTKTTGVYHCRACGTELFRSETKFESHCGWPSFYAPSDAKNVVLIEDTTLGMRRVEVRCAACDSHLGHVFHGEGYGTPTDDRYCINSISLTLEPTES is encoded by the coding sequence ATGACTCAGGAGACGCGGCCGACAGTTGTCAAGTCGGAGGCGGAATGGCGCGCCCAACTCACTCCGCAGGAGTACCAGGTTCTTCGGGAGGCCGGCACCGAGCGGGCCTTCACCGGTGAATACACCGACACCAAGACGACCGGCGTCTACCACTGCCGGGCCTGCGGAACCGAGCTGTTCCGCTCCGAGACCAAGTTCGAGTCGCACTGCGGCTGGCCGAGCTTCTACGCGCCGTCGGATGCGAAGAACGTCGTGCTGATCGAGGACACCACACTCGGGATGCGGCGGGTCGAGGTCCGGTGCGCGGCCTGCGACTCGCACCTCGGTCACGTGTTCCACGGCGAGGGCTACGGGACGCCCACCGACGACCGGTACTGCATCAACTCGATCTCGCTGACGCTGGAGCCGACCGAGAGCTGA
- a CDS encoding lamin tail domain-containing protein produces MRTTRPQRHVRRSELAQLLRKPSFYLPSAVPALLVAIALTATATSSTVGTSSRPADVVISQVYGGGGEPGSIWTADFVELTNRGDEPVDVTGWSVQFAPPRERSWGVTRLSGRIPAGGRYLIAEAKGVNGSTRLPQADVAGSLDLGSTSGKVALVHNTTPLRCVASCTTVDGVRDFVGYGSADDSEGRPAPALSSTTAVVRRDVKVPTTGESTSSIEDDPGGPAGVEGSQDLADDVPGLTNSGGVDTDDNAVDFVVATPAPPGGQGDSAGRTARIADIQGRSHISPLAGRLVAAVPGLVTAVGRTGFWMQDPEPDRDPATSDGLFVFTGAAPRVQSGDTVRVAGTVTEYRPGGTAGANNLTTTELVRPTVSVISGAARRPVPALIGPGGRIPPTQVRTDAPGDVENDAPFAPTANALDFYESLEGMLVRVVDPVVVGPTSLTGQLPVLPGGAGSPRTKRGGLRYTPTDPNTERVLLDDLLAPLPVANVGDRLRGPVDGVLDYGFGDYRLEVLTTPESTSSRITPETARPAAPTDLTVSSIDISSVSLTGTASRGRQLATTVVRGLRSPDVLAVEEMPDDDGRAYDSQVGADDGWRALVGAIRAAGGPRYSFRQIDPVSGRDGSGPENRRLGFLYNPARVTFVDRGAPDATTATQVTSVGGKPALSLSPGRIATTSPAFIDARKSLAGEFRFRGRTVFVVANHFVSGRDESLFGRHQPPQRISEEQRGSQASVVRAFVDTLLNSDPDAAVVVAGGIADRENTPTLGVLTAGGGLLDPAAKLTPADRYSALLEGNAMLLDHVLVSRALSGTAVDVVHAQSEFAARWSDHDPVLGYVRFPAAPRGPAPPATP; encoded by the coding sequence GTGCGGACGACGCGTCCCCAGCGACATGTCCGACGCAGCGAGCTCGCACAGCTGTTACGGAAGCCGTCGTTCTACCTGCCCTCGGCGGTCCCGGCGTTACTCGTCGCGATCGCGCTGACCGCCACGGCCACCTCGTCGACGGTCGGCACCTCGTCGCGCCCCGCCGACGTCGTGATCAGCCAGGTCTACGGCGGCGGTGGCGAACCGGGCTCGATCTGGACCGCCGACTTCGTCGAGCTGACGAACCGGGGCGACGAGCCCGTCGACGTCACCGGCTGGAGCGTGCAGTTCGCCCCGCCGCGCGAGCGCTCCTGGGGCGTCACCCGGCTGTCCGGCCGGATCCCGGCCGGCGGGCGGTACCTGATCGCCGAGGCCAAGGGAGTGAACGGCTCCACCCGGTTACCGCAGGCCGACGTCGCCGGCTCGCTCGACCTCGGCTCGACCAGCGGCAAGGTGGCGCTGGTCCACAACACGACGCCGCTACGCTGCGTCGCGAGTTGCACGACCGTCGACGGCGTCCGCGACTTCGTCGGGTACGGCAGCGCTGACGACTCCGAGGGTCGCCCGGCGCCCGCACTCTCCAGCACCACCGCCGTGGTCCGGCGTGACGTCAAGGTCCCGACCACCGGCGAGAGCACGTCGAGCATCGAGGACGACCCGGGCGGTCCGGCGGGCGTCGAGGGCAGCCAGGACCTGGCCGACGACGTCCCCGGCCTCACCAACTCCGGCGGCGTCGACACCGACGACAACGCGGTGGACTTCGTGGTCGCGACGCCTGCGCCGCCGGGCGGACAGGGTGACTCGGCGGGCCGCACCGCACGCATCGCCGACATCCAAGGCCGCTCGCACATCTCACCGCTCGCCGGGCGCCTGGTCGCCGCCGTGCCCGGCCTCGTCACCGCGGTCGGTCGGACCGGGTTCTGGATGCAGGATCCCGAGCCCGACAGGGACCCGGCGACCAGCGACGGCCTGTTCGTCTTCACCGGCGCCGCGCCGCGCGTGCAGAGTGGGGATACCGTCCGGGTGGCCGGCACCGTCACCGAGTACCGGCCGGGCGGCACCGCGGGCGCCAACAACCTGACCACGACCGAACTGGTCCGGCCGACGGTCTCCGTGATCTCCGGCGCCGCACGACGGCCGGTCCCGGCGCTGATCGGCCCCGGTGGCCGGATCCCGCCGACCCAGGTCCGCACCGACGCGCCCGGCGACGTCGAGAACGACGCGCCGTTCGCGCCGACCGCCAACGCTCTCGACTTCTACGAGTCACTCGAAGGAATGCTCGTCCGGGTGGTCGACCCCGTCGTGGTGGGGCCGACCAGCCTGACCGGGCAGCTGCCGGTTCTGCCCGGCGGGGCCGGCTCGCCCCGGACGAAGCGCGGCGGGCTCCGCTACACCCCCACCGATCCGAACACCGAACGGGTGCTGCTCGACGACTTGCTCGCACCGCTGCCGGTGGCGAACGTCGGCGACCGGCTGCGCGGCCCGGTGGACGGCGTCCTCGACTACGGCTTCGGCGACTACCGGCTGGAAGTCCTGACCACGCCGGAGAGCACCAGCAGCCGGATCACTCCGGAGACCGCGCGGCCGGCGGCGCCGACCGACCTCACGGTCTCCAGCATCGACATCAGCTCGGTGAGCCTCACCGGTACGGCGTCCCGGGGGCGACAGTTGGCCACCACGGTCGTGCGCGGCCTGCGGTCGCCCGACGTCCTCGCGGTCGAAGAGATGCCGGACGACGACGGCCGCGCCTACGACTCGCAGGTCGGCGCCGACGACGGCTGGCGTGCACTGGTCGGCGCGATCCGCGCCGCCGGTGGCCCCCGCTACTCGTTCCGGCAGATCGACCCGGTCAGTGGGCGGGACGGGTCCGGACCGGAGAACCGGCGCCTCGGGTTCCTCTACAACCCGGCCCGAGTGACGTTCGTCGATCGCGGTGCCCCGGACGCCACGACGGCTACCCAGGTCACGTCCGTCGGCGGCAAACCCGCGCTGTCGCTCTCCCCCGGGCGGATCGCCACCACCAGCCCGGCGTTCATCGATGCCCGCAAGTCGCTCGCGGGCGAGTTCCGGTTCCGCGGCCGGACCGTGTTCGTGGTCGCCAACCACTTCGTCTCCGGACGCGACGAGTCGCTGTTCGGACGGCACCAGCCTCCGCAGCGCATCTCCGAGGAGCAGCGCGGAAGTCAGGCCTCGGTCGTCCGCGCGTTCGTCGACACGCTGCTGAACTCCGATCCGGACGCGGCGGTGGTGGTCGCCGGTGGCATCGCCGACCGGGAGAACACGCCCACGCTCGGCGTCCTGACGGCCGGCGGCGGTCTGCTGGACCCGGCGGCGAAGCTGACCCCCGCCGACCGGTACAGCGCGCTGCTCGAGGGCAATGCGATGCTGCTCGACCACGTCTTGGTGAGCCGCGCGCTGAGCGGTACCGCGGTGGACGTCGTCCATGCGCAGAGCGAGTTCGCGGCGCGCTGGTCGGATCACGACCCGGTGCTGGGATACGTGCGGTTCCCGGCCGCCCCGCGCGGCCCGGCGCCGCCCGCGACGCCCTGA